A single genomic interval of Anaerobacillus sp. CMMVII harbors:
- the glgA gene encoding glycogen synthase GlgA translates to MKVLFVATECTPFIKTGGLADVIGALPRELNKEGVDVRVVIPKYEAISESFKEEMTTISTSTVPVGWRNQYLGVEMLVKDGITFYFIDNEYYFKRVGLYGFFDDAERFAYFNRAVLEMLPQIDFQPDVIHCHDWQAALIPLFLKTHYHNHLFFQEIKTIFTIHNLKYQGIFPRVILAELLSLGDEHFDGVEFDGCVNYLKSALVHSDLLTTVSKTYAEEIQNPYYGEKLDGLLRERSNDLYGIVNGLDYQEYDPMNDPNLSFPFRSAKGKKVKNKRELQEQIGLPVEEDTPMLAIVTRLVEQKGLDLVTHVFEELVQENIQIVILGTGDEVYEQFFQDAARRYPEKVSTHITFNEGFARRIYAASDLFLMPSRFEPCGIGQLIALRYASAPIVRETGGLVDTVTPFNEELLQGNGFSFANYNAHDFLFTIRHALSIYQDPTTWSALIKNMTKSDNSWNKSARCYVDLYQRVAGGIK, encoded by the coding sequence ATGAAGGTCCTATTCGTTGCTACTGAGTGTACCCCTTTTATTAAAACAGGGGGACTTGCTGATGTTATTGGCGCTTTGCCGCGGGAACTTAATAAAGAGGGTGTTGATGTTCGTGTTGTTATTCCAAAATATGAAGCAATCTCTGAAAGCTTTAAAGAAGAAATGACGACAATTTCTACGAGCACAGTGCCAGTCGGCTGGAGAAACCAGTACCTTGGAGTTGAGATGCTCGTTAAAGATGGAATAACATTTTATTTTATCGACAACGAATATTATTTCAAACGAGTAGGTCTATATGGTTTTTTTGACGATGCAGAGCGCTTTGCCTATTTTAATCGTGCAGTGTTAGAAATGCTGCCACAAATTGATTTTCAGCCTGATGTGATTCATTGTCATGATTGGCAAGCAGCGTTAATCCCATTATTCTTAAAAACACATTATCATAATCATCTATTTTTCCAGGAGATAAAAACAATTTTTACGATTCATAATTTGAAGTATCAAGGTATTTTTCCAAGAGTGATCCTAGCAGAACTCCTTTCGTTAGGGGACGAGCATTTTGATGGGGTTGAATTTGATGGCTGTGTAAATTACTTAAAGAGTGCACTTGTTCATTCAGATTTACTTACAACTGTAAGTAAAACATATGCAGAAGAAATTCAAAACCCTTATTATGGTGAAAAGCTAGATGGACTATTGCGAGAGCGCAGCAACGATTTGTATGGCATTGTGAATGGTCTTGACTATCAAGAGTATGACCCAATGAATGATCCAAATCTTTCGTTTCCATTCCGCAGTGCAAAAGGCAAAAAGGTAAAAAATAAACGAGAATTACAAGAACAAATAGGTTTACCTGTGGAAGAAGATACACCAATGCTTGCAATTGTCACACGCTTAGTGGAACAAAAAGGTCTTGATTTAGTTACTCATGTTTTTGAAGAACTTGTCCAAGAAAATATCCAAATTGTGATATTAGGAACAGGTGACGAGGTGTATGAACAGTTTTTTCAGGATGCTGCTAGGCGCTATCCTGAAAAAGTATCTACCCATATTACGTTTAATGAAGGCTTTGCGAGAAGGATCTACGCAGCTAGTGATTTATTTCTCATGCCTTCCCGTTTTGAACCTTGTGGGATTGGTCAGCTAATTGCACTTCGTTACGCGAGTGCTCCTATTGTTAGAGAAACAGGAGGACTCGTAGATACAGTGACACCTTTTAATGAGGAGCTATTACAAGGGAATGGTTTTAGCTTTGCTAATTATAATGCCCATGACTTTCTGTTCACGATTCGTCATGCACTTTCTATCTATCAAGATCCGACAACATGGTCTGCATTAATCAAAAACATGACGAAGTCAGATAACAGCTGGAACAAGTCAGCACGGTGCTATGTTGACCTGTATCAAAGAGTTGCAGGGGGGATTAAATGA
- the metK gene encoding methionine adenosyltransferase, with protein MTEKKTRRLFTSESVTEGHPDKICDQISDSILDAILSKDPNARVACETSVTTGLVLVAGEITTSTYVDIPKIVRETIREIGYNRAKYGFDSETCAVLTSIDEQSPDIAQGVNQALEAREGLMSDAEIEAIGAGDQGLMFGYANNETPELMPLPISLAHKLARRLTKVRKEEILPYLRPDGKTQVTVEYDENNNPIRIDTIVISTQHHPEVSLEQIQRNLKEYVIKPVVPENLIDEETKYFINPTGRFVIGGPQGDAGLTGRKIIVDTYGGYARHGGGAFSGKDPTKVDRSAAYAARYVAKNIVAAGLADRCEVQLAYAIGVAQPVSISIDTFGTGKVSEEVLVEVVRSNFDLRPAGIIKMLDLRRPIYKKTAAYGHFGRTDVELPWEFTDKAAALKAQALN; from the coding sequence ATGACAGAAAAGAAAACTCGTCGTTTATTTACATCAGAAAGTGTAACTGAAGGTCATCCTGATAAAATTTGTGACCAAATTTCCGATTCGATTCTAGATGCAATTCTAAGCAAAGATCCAAATGCACGTGTCGCCTGTGAAACGTCAGTAACTACTGGCTTAGTATTAGTTGCAGGTGAAATTACAACATCTACATATGTTGATATTCCTAAGATTGTTCGTGAGACTATTCGTGAAATAGGATACAATCGTGCCAAGTATGGCTTTGACTCTGAAACATGTGCTGTTTTAACATCAATTGATGAACAGTCACCAGATATTGCTCAAGGTGTTAACCAAGCTCTTGAAGCACGTGAAGGTTTAATGTCAGATGCAGAAATTGAAGCAATAGGTGCTGGCGACCAAGGATTAATGTTTGGCTATGCAAACAATGAAACACCAGAATTAATGCCTTTACCGATTTCTTTAGCACATAAGCTCGCTCGTCGTTTAACGAAGGTTCGTAAAGAAGAAATCTTACCTTATTTACGTCCTGATGGTAAAACACAAGTAACAGTTGAATACGATGAGAATAATAATCCTATCAGAATTGATACCATTGTTATCTCAACACAACACCATCCAGAGGTTTCTTTGGAGCAAATTCAACGCAACCTAAAAGAGTATGTAATTAAGCCAGTTGTCCCTGAAAATTTAATTGATGAAGAAACAAAATACTTCATTAACCCTACAGGACGCTTCGTAATTGGTGGACCACAAGGTGATGCTGGTTTAACAGGTCGTAAAATTATTGTAGATACTTACGGTGGTTATGCCAGACACGGTGGAGGCGCATTCTCTGGTAAAGATCCAACAAAAGTTGACCGTTCAGCTGCATACGCAGCCCGTTATGTTGCAAAAAATATCGTAGCTGCAGGATTAGCAGACCGTTGTGAAGTTCAACTTGCTTATGCAATTGGGGTAGCTCAACCAGTATCTATTTCTATCGATACTTTTGGAACAGGAAAAGTTTCTGAAGAAGTACTTGTTGAAGTAGTTCGTTCGAATTTCGATCTACGTCCAGCAGGTATCATCAAGATGCTAGATCTACGTCGTCCTATTTATAAGAAAACGGCTGCCTATGGTCACTTTGGCCGTACAGATGTAGAACTTCCTTGGGAATTCACTGATAAAGCTGCGGCATTAAAAGCTCAGGCATTAAATTAA
- a CDS encoding ABC transporter ATP-binding protein produces the protein MSIVSIKNVNKTFFSQEAATTALKDISLSVENGEFVSLIGPSGCGKTTLLSLIAGLIQPTDGEINIEGQQILRPSAKTGYMLQQDYLFPWLTIEQNITLGLRTMKILNEETRSYSLTLLDKMGLLDKKDDYPSQLSGGMRQRVALVRMLATEPKLLLLDEPFSALDYQTKLKLEDLVSLTIKEQRKTAILVTHDIGEAIAMSDRIVLLSARPGKIQNIFKVPDLLRELTPFQARNHTEYSKLFQLIWKELEGLEEERI, from the coding sequence TTGTCAATTGTAAGTATTAAAAATGTCAATAAAACATTTTTTTCACAAGAAGCTGCAACTACCGCCCTCAAAGATATTTCGCTCTCCGTTGAGAATGGGGAATTTGTTTCCCTTATTGGTCCTAGTGGTTGTGGAAAAACGACGCTACTATCTTTAATTGCAGGCCTTATCCAACCGACGGATGGAGAGATTAATATTGAGGGTCAGCAAATATTGCGGCCATCAGCTAAAACAGGTTATATGCTACAACAGGATTATTTATTTCCATGGTTAACAATTGAACAAAATATAACACTTGGTCTAAGGACTATGAAAATCTTAAATGAAGAGACAAGAAGCTATTCCTTAACTCTACTAGATAAAATGGGGCTTCTAGATAAAAAAGATGATTATCCAAGTCAACTTTCAGGCGGGATGCGTCAACGTGTAGCACTTGTGCGCATGTTAGCAACTGAGCCTAAACTCCTTTTATTAGATGAGCCATTTTCTGCTCTAGACTATCAAACCAAACTAAAGCTTGAGGATCTTGTCTCACTAACTATTAAAGAACAGAGAAAAACCGCAATCTTAGTTACACATGATATTGGAGAAGCTATCGCCATGTCGGATCGAATTGTATTGTTGTCCGCACGTCCTGGTAAAATTCAAAATATCTTTAAAGTTCCCGATTTGTTAAGAGAGCTCACGCCGTTTCAAGCAAGAAATCATACTGAATACTCAAAGCTCTTTCAACTAATATGGAAGGAGTTGGAAGGTCTTGAAGAAGAACGTATCTAG
- a CDS encoding ABC transporter substrate-binding protein: protein MKGLGKIFILSFITILFLVGCSSSSDTDKVRVAEVTRSIFYAPQYVAISQGFFEDEGIEIDLTTTWGGDTTMTTLLANGADVALVGAETSIYVYAQEANDPPINFAALTQTDGTFLVSRDPIDNFDWNMLKGSTFLGQRKGGMPQMVGEHVLKKHGIDPHGDLNLIQNIDFGNIPSAFASGTGDFVQLFEPTATQFEIDGIGHIVASFGAESGTVPYTGFMAKRSYIEKNSDVLERFTRALYKAQQWVQTSSTEEIAKAIEPFFNDTPLEVIENVVENYKSQGSYATNPRIKEEAWENLHIIMDQAGELPMTVEYSELVNTEIAEKVTK from the coding sequence ATGAAAGGCTTAGGAAAAATATTTATTTTAAGTTTTATTACAATTTTGTTTTTAGTTGGGTGTTCATCTAGTTCAGACACAGATAAAGTACGTGTTGCAGAAGTGACAAGATCGATCTTCTATGCCCCACAATACGTAGCTATTTCTCAAGGTTTTTTTGAAGACGAAGGAATTGAAATTGATTTAACAACAACTTGGGGTGGCGACACCACAATGACCACACTCTTAGCAAATGGCGCTGATGTAGCCTTAGTAGGTGCAGAGACTTCTATTTATGTTTATGCTCAAGAGGCAAATGATCCGCCAATTAATTTCGCTGCCTTAACACAAACTGATGGGACATTTCTTGTTTCAAGAGATCCAATTGATAACTTTGATTGGAATATGCTAAAAGGAAGTACATTTCTCGGACAACGAAAAGGTGGGATGCCACAAATGGTCGGAGAACATGTACTAAAGAAGCATGGGATTGATCCTCATGGTGACTTGAATTTAATTCAAAATATTGATTTTGGAAACATTCCAAGTGCCTTTGCTTCGGGAACTGGTGATTTTGTACAATTATTTGAGCCAACAGCGACACAATTTGAAATTGATGGTATCGGTCATATTGTCGCATCCTTTGGCGCAGAATCTGGAACTGTTCCTTACACTGGATTTATGGCAAAAAGGAGTTATATTGAAAAAAATAGCGATGTGCTAGAACGTTTTACAAGAGCTTTATATAAAGCACAACAATGGGTACAAACGAGCTCAACAGAAGAGATCGCTAAAGCAATTGAACCATTCTTTAATGACACACCATTAGAAGTTATTGAGAACGTTGTAGAAAATTATAAATCACAAGGCTCCTATGCTACAAATCCAAGAATCAAAGAAGAAGCTTGGGAAAACCTTCATATCATTATGGATCAAGCTGGTGAATTACCAATGACAGTTGAATATAGTGAACTTGTAAATACTGAGATTGCAGAGAAGGTAACTAAATAG
- the glgB gene encoding 1,4-alpha-glucan branching protein GlgB, with product MPTAKLSDHDLYLFHQGSLFKSYTFLGAHLHTVKGKSGVRFTVWAPNAVQVNVVGNFNQWIGKNHRMTRITSNGIWTTFIEGLKEGDLYKYEIESNLGKVFQKSDPYAFYSEIRPNTASRITSLSGYKWNDDKWQQKKKKQKQRIYEEPLSIYEVHLGSWRLNKEKQFYTYRELAHELVDYVSEMGYTHIEILPISEHPFDKSWGYQITGYFSVTSRYGTPDDFKYLVDCCHQKGIGVILDWVPGHFCKDDHGLRLFDGEPVFEYENPLIAEKKEWGTLTFDFARPEVVSFLISNALFWMDVYHIDGLRVDAVSSMLYYNHGKKGDEEEIRNQYGGYENLDAISFIRKLNETVFHYYPEALMMAEESTAWPNVSRPTYLGGLGFNFKWNMGWMNDMLKYMELDPIHRKFQHTLITFSFLYAFTENFILPLSHDEVVHGKKSLLNKMPGDYWQKFANLRAFYGYMTAHPGKKLLFMGGEFGQFDEWKELEDLDWEVLEYEMHGKMHHFVKTLNQFYLKEPSLWQLDHRQEGFEWIDPNNCDQSIVSFIRRGKQPKDALILICNFTPVVYHNYKVGVPYLSEYKEVFNSDLSEFGGSGQGNSEVIRAVPENWHNQPHLIEITIPPLSFVVFRPINIPISHNKEEGIQVEEKKRVRRNAISRGRRKKTGVTNEKLS from the coding sequence ATACCTACTGCAAAACTTAGTGATCACGACCTTTATTTATTTCATCAAGGTAGTTTGTTTAAAAGCTACACTTTCTTAGGAGCACATTTACATACTGTAAAAGGAAAAAGTGGTGTTCGATTTACTGTTTGGGCTCCTAATGCGGTCCAGGTCAATGTAGTTGGAAACTTTAATCAGTGGATTGGGAAAAACCATCGGATGACACGTATTACTTCGAATGGTATATGGACCACATTTATTGAAGGTCTAAAAGAAGGAGATTTATATAAATATGAAATAGAAAGCAACCTAGGTAAGGTTTTCCAAAAATCAGACCCCTATGCTTTTTACTCCGAAATCCGACCGAATACTGCCTCACGAATCACCTCTCTAAGTGGCTATAAGTGGAATGATGATAAGTGGCAGCAAAAAAAGAAGAAACAAAAACAGCGTATATATGAGGAGCCTCTTTCAATTTATGAAGTTCATCTTGGGTCATGGCGCTTAAATAAAGAGAAACAATTTTACACCTACCGTGAGCTTGCTCATGAACTTGTCGACTATGTGAGTGAAATGGGTTATACACACATTGAAATTTTGCCTATCTCTGAGCATCCTTTTGACAAGTCTTGGGGTTATCAAATAACGGGGTATTTCTCAGTAACAAGTCGCTATGGGACTCCAGATGATTTCAAGTACTTAGTTGATTGTTGTCATCAAAAAGGGATTGGTGTCATTCTTGATTGGGTTCCAGGTCACTTTTGTAAAGATGACCATGGATTACGTTTATTTGATGGAGAGCCGGTTTTCGAATATGAAAATCCGTTAATAGCTGAAAAAAAAGAATGGGGGACGTTAACATTTGACTTTGCTAGACCAGAGGTTGTCTCATTTTTAATTTCTAATGCTCTCTTTTGGATGGATGTCTATCATATTGATGGATTACGAGTCGATGCTGTTTCAAGCATGCTTTACTATAATCATGGCAAAAAGGGCGATGAAGAAGAAATACGCAATCAATATGGTGGGTATGAAAATTTAGATGCCATTTCTTTTATTAGAAAATTAAATGAAACAGTGTTTCACTATTACCCCGAGGCACTAATGATGGCAGAAGAATCAACGGCGTGGCCGAATGTGAGTAGACCTACATACCTAGGTGGTCTCGGATTTAACTTTAAGTGGAACATGGGTTGGATGAATGACATGCTTAAATACATGGAATTAGACCCAATTCATCGGAAATTTCAGCACACGTTAATCACTTTTTCTTTCCTATATGCTTTTACCGAGAATTTTATTTTACCGTTATCTCACGACGAAGTTGTCCACGGGAAAAAATCTTTACTAAACAAAATGCCAGGTGACTATTGGCAAAAATTTGCTAACTTGCGAGCTTTTTATGGGTACATGACAGCACATCCTGGGAAAAAGTTATTGTTTATGGGTGGAGAATTCGGACAGTTTGATGAGTGGAAGGAACTAGAAGATTTAGATTGGGAAGTTCTAGAATATGAAATGCATGGAAAGATGCATCATTTTGTTAAAACACTGAACCAATTTTACCTAAAAGAACCTTCGTTATGGCAGTTAGACCATCGACAAGAAGGCTTTGAATGGATTGATCCGAATAACTGTGATCAAAGCATTGTTTCCTTTATTAGAAGAGGTAAGCAACCCAAAGATGCTTTAATTCTGATATGTAACTTTACTCCAGTTGTTTACCATAACTATAAAGTTGGTGTTCCATATCTATCTGAATATAAAGAGGTATTTAATAGTGATTTATCCGAATTTGGTGGATCAGGGCAAGGAAATAGTGAGGTAATTCGAGCGGTTCCAGAGAATTGGCATAACCAGCCTCATTTGATCGAGATTACCATTCCACCCCTATCATTCGTGGTCTTTCGTCCTATTAATATTCCAATTTCGCATAATAAAGAGGAGGGTATACAAGTTGAAGAGAAAAAAAGAGTGCGTCGCAATGCTATTAGCAGGGGGAGAAGGAAAAAGACTGGAGTTACTAACGAAAAACTTAGCTAA
- the pckA gene encoding phosphoenolpyruvate carboxykinase (ATP) → MSTLSYETELDNILKGANICHDLSVSQLVERSLDRKEGILTSTGALRATTGKYTGRSPKDKYIVEETSVKNKINWGSVNQPISKEVFENLYKKVLAYLKTKDEIFVSKNFAGADKSYRLPIRVINEYAWHNLFARQLFIRPSAAELATHEAEFTIISAPGFKADPTVDGTKSETFIIISFEKRTVLIGGTEYAGEIKKSIFSIMNYLLPEKNVLSMHCSANVGDEGDVALFFGLSGTGKTTLSADPNRHLIGDDEHGWSNTGVFNIEGGCYAKCINLSEEKEPQIYNAIRFGSVLENVILDEQRMPDYDDTTLTENTRAAYPLELIPNSMIPSVAGHPNTIIFLTADAFGVLPPISKLTKEQAMYHFLSGYTSKLAGTERGVTSPEATFSTCFGAPFLPLPANRYAEMLGNKINLHSAQVFLVNTGWSGGEYGVGKRMNLAYTRAMVHAALQGELNNVETVVDPIFGLNIPARCPGVPDEVLQPKETWKDKEAYEVKARELAQKFQENFKKFTQISDEIRNAGPTL, encoded by the coding sequence ATGAGTACACTTAGTTATGAAACAGAGCTGGATAATATTTTAAAAGGTGCAAATATCTGTCACGACTTATCGGTATCACAATTGGTTGAAAGATCACTTGATCGAAAAGAGGGAATTCTAACTTCTACAGGTGCACTTCGCGCTACAACTGGAAAATATACTGGTCGATCACCTAAAGATAAATACATCGTTGAAGAAACTTCTGTGAAAAACAAAATTAATTGGGGTTCGGTAAATCAACCTATTAGTAAAGAGGTTTTTGAGAATTTATATAAAAAGGTCCTTGCCTATCTCAAAACGAAAGATGAAATTTTCGTTTCGAAGAACTTCGCTGGCGCAGACAAAAGCTACCGCCTGCCAATCCGCGTAATAAATGAATACGCTTGGCACAATCTGTTTGCAAGACAATTGTTCATTCGACCATCAGCAGCTGAATTAGCTACTCACGAAGCAGAATTTACGATTATTTCAGCACCAGGCTTCAAAGCTGATCCAACAGTTGATGGAACTAAATCAGAAACATTTATCATCATTTCATTTGAAAAACGTACGGTCCTTATTGGTGGAACTGAGTATGCTGGAGAAATCAAAAAATCAATTTTCTCAATTATGAACTATCTATTACCTGAAAAAAATGTTTTATCGATGCATTGCTCCGCAAATGTTGGTGATGAAGGCGATGTAGCTTTATTCTTCGGTCTCTCTGGAACTGGAAAAACGACACTTTCTGCTGATCCTAATCGCCATTTAATTGGTGATGATGAACACGGTTGGTCAAACACTGGTGTCTTCAATATTGAAGGTGGCTGCTATGCAAAATGCATTAATCTATCTGAAGAAAAGGAACCACAAATCTACAATGCTATTCGATTTGGTTCAGTCCTTGAAAATGTCATTTTAGATGAACAACGGATGCCTGATTATGATGACACTACTCTAACTGAGAATACACGTGCTGCGTATCCACTAGAGCTTATTCCAAACTCAATGATCCCAAGTGTAGCTGGACATCCTAATACAATTATCTTCTTAACTGCTGATGCTTTTGGAGTTTTACCTCCTATCAGTAAGCTTACGAAAGAACAAGCTATGTATCATTTCTTATCTGGTTATACTAGTAAGCTTGCTGGTACAGAACGTGGTGTTACAAGTCCAGAAGCAACATTCTCAACATGCTTTGGTGCACCATTTTTACCACTTCCAGCAAACCGCTATGCAGAAATGTTAGGGAATAAAATAAATTTACACAGTGCCCAAGTATTTTTAGTGAACACGGGTTGGTCCGGTGGCGAATACGGAGTTGGTAAACGTATGAATTTAGCTTATACTCGTGCAATGGTACACGCTGCACTCCAAGGTGAGTTAAATAATGTTGAAACGGTAGTTGATCCTATTTTCGGATTAAATATTCCAGCTCGTTGCCCAGGAGTGCCAGATGAGGTTTTACAGCCAAAAGAAACATGGAAAGACAAGGAAGCATACGAAGTCAAGGCTAGAGAGCTTGCACAGAAATTCCAAGAAAACTTCAAGAAGTTTACACAAATTTCTGATGAAATACGAAATGCTGGACCTACCCTATAA
- a CDS encoding glucose-1-phosphate adenylyltransferase yields MLLAGGEGKRLELLTKNLAKPAVYFGGKYRIIDFPLSNCTNSGIDTVGVLTQYQPLILNSYIGIGSAWSLDRKHGGVTVLPPFQAQNGGDWYKGTADAIYQNINFIEQYNPKYVLVLSGDHIYKMNYAKMLKHHKQKEADVSISVIEVPWEEASRFGILNTTEDLRIHTFDEKPANPQSNLASMGIYIFNWELLKSYLIEDAQNPHSSHDFGKNILPTLLQEGKRLYAYQFEGYWKDVGTVESLWEANMDLLDDDPKFNLNDSGWRMYSVNPNQPPQFISKTANVNRALINEGCLVNGTVDHSILFFGVQIGEGSIVRDSVIMPNVKIGKNVIIEKAIIGENTIIEDGAIIRAEVGQQREITLIGENSHIKAEDTVHTEVF; encoded by the coding sequence ATGCTATTAGCAGGGGGAGAAGGAAAAAGACTGGAGTTACTAACGAAAAACTTAGCTAAACCAGCTGTTTACTTTGGAGGCAAGTATCGTATTATTGATTTTCCTTTAAGTAACTGTACTAATTCAGGGATTGATACGGTCGGTGTACTGACTCAATATCAGCCTTTAATTCTAAATTCTTATATTGGAATTGGCTCTGCCTGGAGTTTAGACCGTAAGCACGGTGGTGTAACTGTATTACCTCCTTTTCAAGCGCAAAATGGTGGAGATTGGTATAAGGGAACAGCCGATGCGATCTATCAGAACATTAACTTTATCGAACAATATAACCCTAAATATGTTCTTGTTTTATCAGGAGATCATATTTACAAAATGAATTATGCAAAGATGTTAAAACATCATAAACAAAAAGAAGCTGATGTTTCAATTTCAGTGATTGAAGTGCCTTGGGAGGAAGCGAGTAGATTTGGAATTCTAAATACGACGGAGGATTTAAGAATTCATACATTTGATGAAAAACCTGCAAATCCTCAAAGTAATTTAGCTTCAATGGGAATTTATATTTTCAATTGGGAACTGTTAAAAAGTTATTTAATCGAAGATGCACAGAATCCGCACTCGAGTCATGATTTCGGAAAAAATATCTTACCAACCCTCCTTCAAGAAGGAAAGAGACTTTATGCTTACCAATTTGAAGGTTACTGGAAAGATGTGGGGACCGTGGAAAGTTTGTGGGAAGCCAATATGGATTTACTAGATGACGATCCAAAGTTCAACTTAAATGACTCTGGTTGGAGAATGTATTCGGTTAATCCAAATCAGCCACCCCAATTCATTTCGAAAACAGCTAATGTTAATCGGGCGCTAATTAATGAAGGTTGTTTAGTAAATGGAACAGTTGACCACTCAATCTTGTTCTTTGGGGTGCAGATTGGTGAGGGGAGCATTGTAAGAGACTCTGTTATTATGCCTAATGTAAAAATTGGAAAAAATGTCATTATTGAAAAAGCTATTATCGGCGAAAACACGATTATAGAAGACGGTGCAATTATTCGAGCTGAGGTCGGTCAACAACGTGAGATCACATTAATTGGCGAGAATAGCCACATTAAGGCAGAAGATACAGTTCATACTGAGGTTTTTTAA
- the glgD gene encoding glucose-1-phosphate adenylyltransferase subunit GlgD has protein sequence MEIMGVINLDNEQDFLNELTYFRCGAAVPFGGRYRLIDFVISNMTNAGMTDIAVFTRKKYRSLMDHLGNGKSWDLDTKYGGLFILPPDWNDPTDVSKGDLQHFHNNLNYFYRGKAEYVLISGSQHICNINYQEVFEQHVKTNADVTVIYKKVEMLEPEHRQCQKLETTDEGRVLKVTNEEYNNNVYMNMYLVSKKLLLQLLEHGIAHGASHFFNDCIGSELSHLNVQAFEYTGLHSVINSVPSFYKNNLQLLDPEFYNQLFFSDQTILTKVKNEPPAKYLQGANVENSLVGNGCIIEGTVENSILFRGVVVKKGAVVKNSIIMQRCDIQENTLIENVILDKDVTLTEGKRLIGNEQIPFVIPKQKVI, from the coding sequence ATGGAGATTATGGGAGTAATTAACTTAGATAATGAACAAGATTTCTTAAATGAACTTACCTATTTTCGGTGTGGTGCTGCTGTACCATTTGGGGGCAGGTACCGTCTAATCGATTTTGTTATTTCTAATATGACAAATGCAGGAATGACTGACATCGCTGTATTTACAAGGAAAAAGTACCGGTCTCTAATGGACCATCTTGGAAATGGGAAATCGTGGGACTTAGATACAAAATACGGGGGATTATTTATCTTACCACCAGATTGGAATGATCCAACAGATGTCTCGAAAGGTGACTTACAACATTTTCATAATAACCTAAACTACTTTTATCGCGGAAAAGCTGAATATGTCCTAATTTCCGGCAGTCAACATATTTGCAACATTAACTATCAAGAAGTATTTGAACAACATGTAAAAACAAATGCAGACGTTACGGTGATCTACAAAAAAGTTGAAATGCTAGAACCAGAGCATAGACAGTGCCAAAAATTAGAAACAACAGACGAAGGACGTGTTCTTAAAGTAACGAATGAGGAATATAACAACAATGTCTATATGAACATGTATCTTGTAAGTAAGAAATTGTTATTACAGCTACTTGAACATGGAATAGCACACGGTGCTTCTCATTTCTTTAATGATTGTATCGGGAGTGAATTGTCACACTTGAATGTGCAAGCATTCGAATATACAGGGTTACATTCAGTGATAAATTCTGTACCAAGTTTTTATAAAAATAATTTACAGTTATTAGATCCAGAATTTTATAACCAATTATTTTTCAGTGATCAAACAATCTTAACAAAAGTCAAAAATGAACCACCTGCAAAATATTTACAAGGAGCCAATGTTGAGAATTCATTGGTAGGGAACGGTTGTATAATTGAAGGCACTGTTGAAAACAGTATTCTCTTTAGAGGTGTAGTTGTCAAAAAAGGTGCCGTTGTTAAAAATTCAATCATCATGCAACGATGTGACATTCAGGAGAATACCTTGATTGAAAATGTAATTTTAGACAAAGATGTTACCCTAACTGAAGGAAAACGTTTGATTGGTAATGAGCAAATCCCATTTGTAATTCCAAAACAAAAGGTAATTTAG